The stretch of DNA AGCAGAGTGTTTGCCGGATAGCTTGCGGTCATGGCGGCTCGGGCAATTGTGACCTCGCGATTCTCGAGTGGCTGTCTCAAGGTCTCAAGGCTGCTGCGTGAGAATTCAGGCAATTCGTCGAGAAAGAGTACTCCGCGATGAGCCAAGCTAATCTCTCCGGGCCGAGGTCTAGACCCGCCACCAATCAATGCGTGCTCACTGGCGTTGTGGTGCGGAGCTCGAAAAGGTCGCGCTCCGAACGGCATGGGTGGCTTGACGCCCGCTAAAGAGTGGATGTAGTATATTTCCTTCGTTTCCTCTAGGGTTGCAGTGGGCATGAGCGACGGTAGGCTGTGAGCAAGCAAAGTTTTGCCCACTCCAGGAGGCCCAATCATTAAGATATTGTGATTGCCAGCAGCAGCGATCTGCAAGGCGCGCTTTGCCATTACTTGACCGCGGATGTGCGCAAGTGGGTTTGACTTACTCGAAATCATTCCTGCATATGCAAGCTTATCTACGCTACCATGCCACGCCATAAGCGTTTTTTCATCAAGAAAATGAAGATACAGTTCTCGCAAATTCGCCGGCCGTAATATCTCTAGGTTGTCAATTTTTGGAATATCTAATTGTGTATGTGGATCTATCACAATCGTTCGAAATCCTGCACGACTAGCACTTAAGACAGAGGCAATAGATTCGTGCGTTGGTCGCAGCGAACCATCAAGGGCTAGCTCGGCCATGAAGCAAATGTCCTTTGAGAGGGCGGGGAGCTGTTTGGTTGCTACGAGGATCCCCATGGCGAGCGCAAGATCACAATTAATGCCAGTCTTTGCTACATCGGCTGGCGCTAAGTTAATAGTTACCTTACGCGGCGGAAATTCGAGCCCGCTATTTCGAATCGCGCTGCGAATGCGCTCTCGTGATTCCTCGATCGCTTTACTCGGTAGGCCAACAATCGTAATTCCTGGTAGGCCGGCAAACACATCTGTTTCAATAGTAATTGGATGTGGTTGTGCGCCGTGGTGGGCGAGTGTATAGGTTTGTGCGATCATGAGTACCCCCTTTGAAAGCACTATAGCGTACAAAAATCGAACAAACAAGCATAATCATTATTTGGCTGGGTTTTGCTGCCTATACCATCGTGCAGCGGATTCAGGAGGTATGACATTGACGATCATACCGGTACCAACCTCTAGGCCACCCCAAGGAGATACTACATTGCGCCCACATATTTTGAGCGTGAGTCTTTGATTCGGATGGATGCCTTGATCAACGATGAGGTTATAACTTATAGAAGTGTCCGTCAGTGCCTTTGTAATCGGCGCAAGTATCTCGGCTGCGCTTGAGAGTAGCTGGTTATCGCAGTCATCGAGTATACTTATTGCTCGTTTTGGTAAAAGCCAGGTCTCCATTTGCCACTGTGATGCATATGGACAGAATGCGATCCAGTCCTCATTTTCGGCAATAAGTCGTTTGTTTTCCTGCTTCTCGAACAAAATAATGGCTTCAAATGGATCGCGCTGGTATTTGTCATAGTAATTTGCGCAGGCTTCGGCTTCGCGGATAATGTTTGGCGGTACAATCGGGAGCGCAATTATCTGACTGTGTGCGTGCGCCAATGATGCCCCGGCTTCATAGCCGTCATTGCGGAAGATCGAAACGTAGGCGATGTGCCTATTGTGCTTGATATCGCGACTACGCTCTCGATAGGCCTGCAAGACTACGCCTACCTGTGTGCTGTCGAGCCTGCCGAATGGCACATTTGAGAGTGGGGTATCGATCACGAGTTCTTGTTTGCCATACGCGTGCGGGTTATCAAGTGTGAGGGCTGGGTATTTGTTCTCGACAACCTTTACATCCCACGGTATATTGCCCGATTTTGACGGTATTTCTAGTACTGAGGTTTGTAGGTCTAAGCGAGGAGAATCGGCCGACTCGACCATTGGATGGTCATGGCTTGCAGCGTCATACGGTCTGTTTTTACGCTTGGGGGCAACTAATACATAATATTCGTGGAGATAATCACGGCGTATTTCTGTGATTGCCTCAGAGACATCGAGATCAAGTTTGGCTGCGGGGTGGGTGTCAGGAAGCTGCATAGCAAGCCCTGGCTGGCTGTCAGCAGAATCGTGTGACCCAGTCTGTGGCTGATCATTGAGTGCTTCGCTATGGTGCCCATGATGCACATCGCTCGCGGGAATATGTAGACGTTCCATAGCTCTATACTACCCGATAGCACAAGAAAACGTAAGCACTATTAGGCTGTCTTTATTGGTGCGAGTCTAGGCGACCCCTGAGGTATCGCAGGATGTGCAATGACGCATCGGGCCGCGCAACTTTTTCGAGGCGAGATACGTATTTATTGGCATCAGTAAGTATTGAAATGGCTGCACTGGCGATGTCTCGGGGCTTGTCAGCGACTACTCCGAGCTTAAAGCGCTCGACGAGCTCTGCATTGCCTTCTTCTTGCCCTGGGATTACTTTATTGATGATCATTGGCTTCTTTGCGGCAATACACTCCATCACGGTCGACCCGCCAGCTTTAGTAATGACGAGTGCTGAGTTCTTGATGAGCTCGTAGAGTTTGTCCGTCCAGCCAATGAGTCGAAAATTTTCAGGTAGTATGAATGCGTCATCGCTGAGCGCGTCATGTAGATCTTCATCTCGACCGGTCACGAGTACAAACGTTACATCGCGAATAGGGGCTAGGGCCCGTACCAGACGCTTGACGTAACCAGCTCGTAATGACGAAGCGCTTATGGTAATGATTTGATCTGATTTTTTGATGTCCAGTTCTTTAAAAATACTTGTGTCGGCGGGGCGCGTGAAGGCTTCGTGTACTGGGTAGCCGAGCGGGAAGATTTTCTTGTTTGCAACGCCAAGCTTGTGGAGGCTCGCAGCAGTTGGCTCATTGGCGACGAGGTAAAAATCGCTATCTGGTTGAGTCCATGCGGTATGTACGGAGATTGAGTCGGTGATGAGCGTTGCAAATTCTACGTCAAAATATTCTTTTGTAATCGAATAGGCGATGTATTGCCAGATCGGATAGTTAGAAATGACCAGTGCTGGGTCATGATCGGCAATGAGGTTGACGAGGGCCTTGCGGCGGATAGGATAGTTGAGTGCATTGATAAGTCGAATCGGAAGATGGCTCTTGTCGGTAGAGGTGTAGATCCATTTATGTATGAGCGGGGTATGCTTGGCGTTGATCTCGTATATTCGTTTAGATGCAGTATTGAAGATACTACTTACTTCGTCACTAAAATCTACCACTTCAATTTTGAAGTTGAGCTCAGGGTGAGATTCTGCTGCAGACTTCAGGGCTCGCGCGGTTGCCATATGTCCCTGTCCGAAATTTGATGACAAGATCAAAATAGTATCAGGAGTGTGTTTTTTCATAATTGATTAAGTTAGCCTTCCCAAATATTCTACCTGGATGCGAGCGATTGGCCTAGTGTTGATCTAGAAATATATCTCAAAAAATGCTATTATAATGCTCTCGGGGCTGACTAGCTTCGACAGAGTGACCTTGAAAGATATACTGGCAAGCCGGGTTGAGATGAACGTTATCCGTCTCATTCCAACAAGTGAGAACTCTCTTGTTAGCCGCGTACGCTCAGTTTATGCTGACGCGTTCGCAGCACCAGCTTTTGCTTAATACGTAAAAGCCGCTGACAGCTCGACGCCAACTAGAGCTTGAAGTGCCATATTCTGTTGGTTGCGTGAGATGTGCGCCGACGTACGCAATTCACTAAGCCTTTATGCGCCGGGAAGGGGACGTGCTTTGGCTCGTTTTGAATCGTTCTTTTCTAAAAAAATCTC from bacterium encodes:
- a CDS encoding glycosyltransferase, which produces MKKHTPDTILILSSNFGQGHMATARALKSAAESHPELNFKIEVVDFSDEVSSIFNTASKRIYEINAKHTPLIHKWIYTSTDKSHLPIRLINALNYPIRRKALVNLIADHDPALVISNYPIWQYIAYSITKEYFDVEFATLITDSISVHTAWTQPDSDFYLVANEPTAASLHKLGVANKKIFPLGYPVHEAFTRPADTSIFKELDIKKSDQIITISASSLRAGYVKRLVRALAPIRDVTFVLVTGRDEDLHDALSDDAFILPENFRLIGWTDKLYELIKNSALVITKAGGSTVMECIAAKKPMIINKVIPGQEEGNAELVERFKLGVVADKPRDIASAAISILTDANKYVSRLEKVARPDASLHILRYLRGRLDSHQ
- a CDS encoding YifB family Mg chelatase-like AAA ATPase, which produces MIAQTYTLAHHGAQPHPITIETDVFAGLPGITIVGLPSKAIEESRERIRSAIRNSGLEFPPRKVTINLAPADVAKTGINCDLALAMGILVATKQLPALSKDICFMAELALDGSLRPTHESIASVLSASRAGFRTIVIDPHTQLDIPKIDNLEILRPANLRELYLHFLDEKTLMAWHGSVDKLAYAGMISSKSNPLAHIRGQVMAKRALQIAAAGNHNILMIGPPGVGKTLLAHSLPSLMPTATLEETKEIYYIHSLAGVKPPMPFGARPFRAPHHNASEHALIGGGSRPRPGEISLAHRGVLFLDELPEFSRSSLETLRQPLENREVTIARAAMTASYPANTLLIAAMNPCPCGYTGSNSRPCNCTIQRIQSYQKRISGPLLDRFDIIVYLEAENDVINTSLADSPIDPREQISTARTRQATRYRETAYLHNSDIRFDDIDRFIGLEDSAIQLLALAQSNLGLTQRAVQRIQRVARTIADLEDSNIIKRSHLAEALQYKRTDIDNSHGYKVDNTQAAATVA